In Blastocatellia bacterium, the sequence TGTACAATGCGAACGCAATAGACACTTTCCGTACAACAGTGACAATAGTCCTCCCTTCAACACTTAAACGTTCTATTAAGAGAAGACCTAAACAACTTTAGTATTTAGAGTTATAGTATTTGGCATCATTGACCTAAAGAAAGGAGTCAAGAGATGCCAAATACTATAGATATTGGAGAAAAGCTATGGGATATCAAATCCCAATTTGTCAGAACTAGAGACAGCAACCATAGAATTGAGCAAGCCTACCTCATAATTCTTAAAAATGGCGATAAGCAAGCAATTTCTATGGCTGAATCCAAAGACCAATGTATTTCTATAAGTAAGGAGGTAATAAATGAAAGCCGCAATATATGCAAGGGTATCAACTGATCGTCAAGAGAAAAATCAAACTATTGATTCTCAACTATCATTACTTACAACTTGGGCTAAAAATAATAAGTATGAACTATTGCAAAGCCACATTTATAAGGACGAAGCCTGTAGTGGTTCAAGATTAGATCGTCCTGGGCTTGACGCTTTGAGGGATGCGGCTCAAGATGGTGAATTCGATGTCTTGGCTGTGTTATGCCCTGATAGGCTAGCACGCAAATACGCTTACCAAGTACTCTTACTAGAGGAACTACGTAAAGTTGGGTGTGAAGTAATTTTTCTTCATCATCCTATTTCTCAAGACCCAAATGATCAACTGCTCTTACAAATTCAAGGAGCGATAGCTGAATATGAAAGAGCGGTACTTGGTGAAAGATTCCGCAGGGGTAAATTACAAAAGGCACGTTCTGGCCAATATTCTTGTACTAGGCCGCCTTATGGATACCATTACATTACTAAAAAAGAAAACCTTCAAAGCCAGCTAGTAATCAATGAGCCTGAAGCAGAAATGATACGCACAATGTATAGATGGCTTGTAGAAGAAAATATGACGATTCGCCAAATTATTAAAAGGCTAAATGATAGACAATATAAACCACGCTGTGGCCGTAACCATTGGAGTTTGTCAACAGTTCGTCGTATTCTTAAAGACCCTATTTATATGGGTAAAGCCTACGCTAATCGCTATAAAGGA encodes:
- a CDS encoding recombinase family protein; translated protein: MKAAIYARVSTDRQEKNQTIDSQLSLLTTWAKNNKYELLQSHIYKDEACSGSRLDRPGLDALRDAAQDGEFDVLAVLCPDRLARKYAYQVLLLEELRKVGCEVIFLHHPISQDPNDQLLLQIQGAIAEYERAVLGERFRRGKLQKARSGQYSCTRPPYGYHYITKKENLQSQLVINEPEAEMIRTMYRWLVEENMTIRQIIKRLNDRQYKPRCGRNHWSLSTVRRILKDPIYMGKAYANRYKGVTPKKPRSRTSRSLTYKLKAREEWIEIAVPPIVSQEFFEKAEVQLERNSLLSYRNNKKHNYLLRCLLTCKVCGLSMFGIARKVGTPSQCHYYVCKGKDPVLNCREGRCPRRLVKGEDIEEAVWSHVKELLSNPEQLIAQFKNLAQLDSKGSSRQQAEVNKIEMAFRTLK